One Bacillus sp. 1780r2a1 DNA segment encodes these proteins:
- the motB gene encoding flagellar motor protein MotB, with product MVTFADLVTLILVFFILLFSMSNIDNIKFKQLVNSLGLSESNGVNASIIEFESSSYPREKNNEKGVSNKSAELDRILLQVQQYLEKNNLQEVITANRDKRGVVLVLQEQVLFETGEAEILKKGYPFLNELGELFTTIPNQIKIEGYTDNRPIKTYRYPSNWELSTARASSVIRYFTANYDLKSEQFIAIGYGEAKPVVENTSEANMQKNRRVEIIISDPTNE from the coding sequence ATGGTGACGTTTGCAGACCTTGTTACATTAATATTGGTGTTTTTTATTTTACTTTTCTCTATGTCTAATATCGATAATATTAAGTTTAAACAATTAGTAAACTCTTTGGGCTTATCAGAATCTAACGGGGTAAACGCTTCTATTATTGAATTTGAATCATCGTCGTATCCGCGAGAAAAAAACAATGAAAAAGGCGTTAGTAACAAGTCAGCGGAGCTTGATCGTATTCTCTTACAGGTACAACAATATCTTGAAAAAAATAACCTTCAAGAAGTGATAACGGCGAATCGGGATAAGCGAGGAGTCGTTTTGGTATTACAAGAACAGGTGTTGTTTGAAACAGGAGAGGCAGAGATTTTAAAAAAAGGCTATCCGTTTTTAAATGAGCTAGGTGAGCTTTTTACGACCATACCTAACCAGATTAAAATTGAAGGCTATACCGATAATCGACCGATTAAAACGTACCGTTATCCATCGAACTGGGAGTTGTCTACTGCAAGAGCAAGCAGCGTTATTCGCTACTTTACAGCTAATTATGATTTGAAGTCTGAGCAATTTATCGCTATTGGTTACGGGGAAGCAAAGCCTGTTGTTGAAAATACGTCAGAAGCCAATATGCAAAAGAATCGACGCGTTGAGATTATTATTTCTGACCCAACCAATGAATAG
- the motP gene encoding flagellar motor protein MotP, with translation MKKFDLLTPIGILIGISMVAFGVISSGGVQGFLIFIDFPSMLIVLGGVFGALCVSFPIRQLRNMWRVGLQAFQSKESNVDEMIGKFVQLSELARREGLLALEAEMHKVHDPFVRKGLLLAIDGVEPEIIKEMLEAEIIGVEERHSRGRNMFEKAGDYAPAWGMVGTLIGLVLMLRNLNTPSTLGPNMAIALLTTLYGSLLSNLLFQPIAAKLAVKTEQEVFMKEVVIEAVVGLQNGQNPRLLQEKLKAFIPAKKVGQSQLKERTSVREA, from the coding sequence ATGAAGAAATTTGATCTATTAACGCCTATAGGGATACTAATTGGTATCTCTATGGTTGCGTTTGGCGTTATTTCTAGCGGCGGAGTACAAGGTTTTTTAATTTTTATTGATTTCCCGTCCATGCTTATTGTCTTGGGGGGAGTTTTCGGAGCTCTATGCGTAAGCTTTCCAATTAGGCAGCTTCGTAATATGTGGAGAGTTGGTTTACAAGCTTTTCAATCAAAAGAATCAAACGTTGATGAGATGATTGGGAAATTTGTACAGCTATCAGAATTAGCAAGGCGTGAGGGATTATTAGCACTGGAAGCAGAAATGCACAAGGTTCATGATCCATTCGTACGAAAAGGACTCTTATTAGCAATTGATGGCGTAGAACCTGAAATAATTAAAGAAATGTTAGAAGCAGAAATTATTGGAGTTGAGGAACGTCATTCTAGGGGGAGAAACATGTTTGAAAAAGCTGGTGACTATGCTCCAGCTTGGGGAATGGTAGGAACATTAATTGGACTTGTTTTAATGTTACGGAACTTAAATACTCCTTCTACACTTGGTCCAAATATGGCCATTGCACTTCTGACGACATTATATGGTTCTCTTCTTTCAAATTTATTATTTCAGCCAATTGCAGCCAAGCTAGCAGTAAAAACAGAGCAGGAAGTATTTATGAAAGAAGTAGTAATTGAAGCTGTTGTCGGTTTGCAAAACGGTCAAAATCCTAGATTATTGCAAGAAAAGCTAAAAGCATTTATACCAGCTAAAAAAGTAGGACAATCTCAGCTTAAAGAGAGGACTAGCGTCCGTGAAGCGTAG